CAACCACAGCCATCAGTATTCCAAAGATGCCCACTATAACGGAAATGATGACCATAGCCCGTGCTGCCTGCAGGTCCTGAGGAAGAGCCAACATGGAGTCGTAGACCTTACACTGCATCTGACCGGTGCTCTGTACGACACAGGTCATCCACAAGCCCTCCCAGATGATCTGGGCCGTCACAATGTTGGCACCCACAAAAGCAGTAACCCTCCACATGGGCAGAGCACATGTGATGATAGTCCCCAGCCCGCCAACCATACCAAGCATTACGCCCAGGATCTGGAGGCCTTGAGATGCCATGGTTACTGGATTTCCTGCACAGAGCACTCAGTTTTTCTTgggaaaatatagaaaatgtgGTCCAAGAGGTATAACCTTACTTTTTATACCTTCAGCTCAAAGGGTGGGGTTCTTCTACACAttcaaacaaaaagaaaagctgGTCATCTGATATTGGGGCAGCTCTAGTCCATGCATTGTTCTGAGAGTCCTATTCAGTTATAAAACCTGAGCGATCACAGGTAGGAACTATGACACATATGGTAGGTATTATGTTAATATTACAGGGAAATCGTTTAAAATAGTGTTGTATGTgtattttaaacctttaaatgtTGTAGTTCAACCTTTACACCTTGTGtacttaaaaaatatttattcaaatatatattcattcattcattgtctgtaaccgcttatccagttcaggatggTGGTAGGTCCGAAGCCTattcggaatcactgggcacaatatgggagcacaccctggagggggcgccagtggactcacactcactcacactcaccaccACTTTTATGAgtagccaatacacctaccaatgtgtgtttttggaccgtggaaggaaaccggaacacccggaggaaacccacttggacacTATGTGTTGCGCCACAGTCCTGACCCAAATTTATATAGTGGGAACTAaacataattattttttgttgcTGCAAAGAACCCAATGATTTAATTTGGCATGTTTGTTTACTTCCTGTAACTTAAAACTAAGGGCGGGActgtagcgcagcaggtagtgttgcagtcacacagcttcagggccctggggttgggggttcaagtcctgctcagggtgactgtctgtgaggattttggtgtgttctttctgtgtcggcatgggtttcctccagacgCTGTGGTttactcccacggtccaaaaaaacacacgttatccataggtgtgggtgaatgtgtgagtgtgtgtctccctgcaaaggactggcttCCCCTCTACAGTGtgtaagtggtttcagacaatgaatgaatgaataatgtaaaaCTACACTCAGTAATTTggggaaaatataaaaaattataaagtaTAAAACCATTTAAACGGTTCTAGTTCTAAAAACTGTACATAAATTCAGTTTTTTAGGTGACCAATCCCTCTATTGTATTATTCCAAATGACATTTTGcaagatttgtttttgttggaAAACTTATCAGTTGGTCAATTGATTGATTAATGATTGATAGGttgaatgattgattgattaataaATTGATCAAAGTACTAAATTATGTCAAGTAGGAAAGCTTGTTTGTCATTAACGCTTTGATGATTTTTTGCTTGAAAATCTATACCTGACTACACAGTTTTTCGTGTTTTTAAGTGTAAAGGAATTCCTTTAAGTAGTTaaagaatttttttaaatatgaagagtCAAATGACAACAAAATGCAGAAAGGCGTGCCACCCAGATGTTTCCCATATATAGTTGATCTGTTAAAGCACTGACTGATTTACCTCTCCAACTGAAAATTAACTATTTACATATTTCTTGGCAATGCTCCATTATCCATTATAATGCTCCATCTAtagacaaaaactgattaataGTTTTGTTTAATGCTCTGGGTTTGGATCTATTACAGGTTTTGTGGCTGAGCCACACCTTAACTGGATTGTCAAGATACAAATACTTACTTGAAAACATGCTATCACAGCCACAGAGGTGAATTCAGTATGGCCATTTTTAAGCCTTCAAACAAAGCAACTTTTAacagttttgtattttgtatttctttcaATACCAGTGAAAAGCAGGCAGATGTGAAAATTAACATTTGCAGATTTATTATGTTTGAAGGGAAAATTAAGAATGAGGTATACTGTACAaaagtacatttatttacaaaaaaaaacattaaaaacttaACAAGTGAAAAGACAAATATTCTAAAGGTGACATAATGTTTATGCTTTGAATATAAAACTTATAAAACCCTACTTCAAAACCACATATCCAGTTAAGGCAaaagaagattttttttcctttgtggtTCCTTGTTATGCCCTGAATATTAAGGCTATACATGATGTTAGAAACCAGCAACAATGGCTCTTGTCTATGTCCATCAAGTCCTACTCAAAATATTGAGACACTTGCTGGATAAACAGCACAAAGTCCATTCCTGAACCTCCAGAGGTTATTAGACGTAGTCTTTGGTGGATGGGGCGGAGGCATTGGAGCGAGCAGCATTATACTTGGCTGTATATGTTCCCTTGTCTTTCGGCGGACAACTGGAGCACAAGAGACCTCCCCCAATGATTAGAAGAGCTGCAGCTCCCCAGCCGATGAACAGCGAGGCCCCCAGTTCTCTCTTCTGTGCCTGGTTCAGCAAGGGGTTGTAGAAGTCCTGGATAATGTTCTGAGCAGTCCAGCACACAGGGACCAGGCAGAGCACTCCAGAAATTATGAATATCACACCAGCAGTAACAGCAACCTTGGCTTTGGATGTCTCATTTTCCACACAGTTGGTGCACTTGCCTCCTGCCATAGCCAAGAAAATCCCCAAGATGCCTATAACGATGGAGATGATGGTGAGGGCCCGTGCACCCTGGAGGTCCGAGCTGAGAGCCAGCATAGAGTCGTAGACCTTACACTGcatctgcccagtgctctggaCCACGCAGCTCATCCAGATGCCCTCCCATGATATCTGTGAAGTTACAATGTTGCTGCCAATGAAGGCTGTGACTCTCCACATGGGCAGAGCACAGCAGATGATGACCCCGATCCAGCCGATGACACCCAGGGCGGCACCCAGCATCTGTAGCCCAGCAGACACCATCTTGCTTGTTTTAGAAGGCCTTCCTTTGTTTCTCTTCTCACTGTGGTGGTGGCTCTGCTTGGTGTATCTGCAGGAAAATGGCACCCAATGTGAAAGCTGATACTATAAGAGAACCCagtgggggggtggggtttgTGACACAGGCGCTACCTCAGAACCTGCTCTGCTGGTTTagatgatttgttctgttccaCTGAGAGAACAGTGATCATCCCCTTTGAGATTGTGACTCACCAGGTCTACACCTTCCTTACctcacaaacaaaacagaacttGACCTTATATAAGTACATCCTCCTTAATGGGCACGGGTTTGGTTTCACTTCCCAAATAAATGATGAGATAAATTGGCAGTCCAAAAACTCTGACATGTATATCAAACATTATATATTGATTTTAGCTAATGTTttttacaatgattttgaaagtgGAAGTCCAACATTACAATGACTGATAATTCCAAACAACACAAGATGCAATATAACTTGTCAAGATAGAGTGTGATTCAAGatgggaaaaaaaattacagcaaGTGCTGTCAACAGGACGAAAGATCTGCAAAATACTATGCGTACTAATGGACATTATAgccaataaaatgtttataccGTTCTCTGGCTACTAATGTGCTGTGACCACTTAAGAACCTTAAACTGACTGTATAAATAGTGTTTAAGTGAAATTCTATTatgagtgctctgttcagaaATGTTCAGAAATAGTAGATTTGGATTAAATGGTTTTAGCGAAAGTCAGACACCAGACAATCTGAGTCTAAAAATTTTAAGTTTGCTCTGTTGTGGTCAATCCGTACAGTTCACTGATGTCAGAATGTAATGATTAACAGTACAGCAAGTAATTTGGGGAGTTTCTATGCTTTAAAGAAATAGAAACAATGCTGATAGCCTCATTCTCATAGCAACCATTGCTTTTGTGCAGTGTTCACTGAAAGATGTGTGATGGTACACAATGTTAAGGAGTGTTAGGGAGTgtcaggggggaaaaaaaacaagcctGAGGTGGTTAAACCAGTTTGGCAATGTGCAACAGGTGAACATTGACTCACACTGTGTTCATGACTAAATGCAACATTTCAAACTCCACTTATGTTCTGTACTATTTCTTAGTATTACATTCATTAATGAGCAAATTCATTATAGTGGGTGTGGTCTGCTAATACTGTTGTTATGGTTCAAAACCTGTGGTCAGGGTTTAACACTCACAGTCATTGGTAAAgaaaataaacttaaaaaatgTTAAGTCCAAAAAAGGAACTTAGTTTAcaacacatttcacacacacacacatatatatatatatatatatatatatatatatatatatatatatatatatacatacatatatatatatatatatatatatatatatatatatatatatatatacatacatacatatatatatatatacatacatatatatatatatatatataaattggaTAAAATAGATttgatttaacaaatatattaaagttTTTTCTATACAGCATGTTTCGTACTAAATAGCTGTTATTAAAAAGAGACAAGAAAGAAATCCTTAGCTTTTATTGCAAGTTAAAGTACAAATAATTGTATTCCAGGCAATTTCATTTTGTCTCTTAATCATGAAAATGTTACGgcttttgttttataatgatgTCAAAAATTGAAATCAACAGCAAAAAATTGAGATTTCTTTTCTGGTATAATTTAGCCTTACAGCATTGTGACCATTGTGACCCTTACAACAGTGTGACCATTTCacactgaattttaaaaaagtgtataTATCTTATGAAAAAATCTAATCAGGTTTCTGTGGGGGAGCTTTTAGAGTCATCACATTCTTTGAATATCTGGTTCTTGAGCAACTATAATTCTGTAGCAATGTTTGTTTTCCTATCAAGCCAttctgaattcattcattcattcattatctgtaaccgcttatccagttcagggtcgcggtggctccagagcctacctggaatcattgggcgcaaggcaggaatacaccctggagggggcgccagtccttcacagggcaacaaagacacacacacacacacacacacacacacacacacacacacacacacacacattcactcacacctacacacattcactcacacctacggacacttctgtgtcgccaatccacctaccaacgtgtgttttcggactgtgggaggaaaccggagcacccggcggaaacccacacggacacggggagaacacaccaactcctcacagacagtcaccaggagcgggaatcgaacccacaacctccaggcccctggagctgtgtgactgcaacacaacctgctgcaccaccgtgccgcccgccaTTCTGAATTATTtagtttaaaatgatttaaatctaaaaatgtttttctttttttttactatcTGTTAATCATTGAAATATAATGATTTAACTAAAAATgcaatttacataattattctTTTATTGGAAATGTAATTAATCAGTGACGTTATTTTTGGGGTCTGTTTCTTATTAAATGGGAGCTATGTCTGTGTAATCATGTAGTAAATGTTTGTGTCACCTAAAATCTATTGGAGTGACATAAACTTATGACAGGTACTAAATTAATATACATTTCAAATCGAAGGTAGTTGTGTTTTATTCACATTAAATAAACCAAATCAAAGGTTATGCAGAACAAGTGAGTTATTTGTTTCATTAACTGAGGAactttacaaatacaaaatgttGCTGAAATCTTGCTGCGAATATACAAATGTATTCACATTTTCAGGACTCTATTGAGGAGCAGGTGTAGATCTGTGTATTAAACTGACAGTGCCAAACCAAAACAAGCTCAAACACTTAGGAATGTTCGTTCGCAAATAATATAACTGTGTAATACTGTAGTAATTTTTCCTACATAAAGCAGCAGGAACAGGTTACATGTATGAACTTGTGTTTGCATGAAAACAAGATCACTCTCATTGCACTGTAATTGTCTCAATTCACTGTTACAGTTACAATAGTGTTACACTACAATGAAAGACAAAATTTCCTCATGTATATTCCTCGTCTGTCATCATATATTGTGCTTAATACTTGATTTCTGAAAAATATCTCCTGTTTGCCAGCTTTACCGACCTATTAAATGTCTACAACGATGATGACTGACAAAAAAGGACATATAGTTAAAAGTCTGGTTTTAATGAGATGTTCTAATAGGCTCTGACTAGTTTACAGACCCAGTCCAGGACCAACCCAGAGGATGGCCTTCTGATTTTCTGCTTATGATATTGTGTTGTAATTAAAAAAGAGATAATTGTTCATCATTAAAGTCTTTGTAATTTCTCTGCTACCTTTTGTGAGTTTTGTCAGCAGGtctgtccacaaatgtgacTGAAAAAGGACATTTTCAAGGTGAAACCACAAGGAATGCCTTTCTATAAAGTTTTTTAGTCTTATACGGCTGATGGGATGTCATTTTCTGTTGTTTCTTATTAGATCTGGTCCATCAGTAATATATAagcttatttaatttaaatataaataaagtaaacaataacaaaacaaacaaacaaacaaaaaaccctggAAATATGAACCTTGATCCATTCCTTTAATTAAATCAATTTACATACATTGTCTGAATACTTGCAAAACACCAACAGCCAAGATTCCTAAAGAAAACCATTaggtaaaagagaaaaagagaaaataatcaGCATCTCTGTCCCAAATATAGGCTACAAATATCCCAACAAAAATTATCATAAAGATTTATAGTATCTTTATATCTTTACTTAGCTTGAAATAATGCTATGTCAAAATacatcattataaatgttaTTACTATGATTTactataattaaaatgtatttaatgttatgtaatgtaatgtaaagtaATTATAATTCATaagaaatatttatatagaacatatataaatatatatataactcttaaggggaaaaaatatttattttgcaatATTGAATCAAGAAATCTTCACAGTTATTATTCTGATATCAATATCACTGTAAggcaaaatacattttaaaagaggTCCAGAGAGAGGCACAGGAAATAAATTTGACTGTGTCCCAACAGCAAAGTTCCATCTAAAAGTGTAAAACAGTAGTAATTGGTTTTGTGCGCAGCCTCAAATTTTCACACCATCAGCCAGTAATTCCCTTTTATAGACTCATATTTCTTGCCACAGTAATGATTTGTAGAAGCGCTAAAACATTACTAACGATAGAGTAAAATAAGCCACTGAAAGTCCACTTTTTGTGCTTGAGCGCCAACTTGTGTCGACAGGACGCAGTCTCAGTCTTGTACGAAATCTTCAAGGAGGCAATTCGCGAAACCCAGAGCTGTTACACCGGAGAGCAGCTTTATTTAACTCCAGACTGGTCAGACACGGATACACTCTCGTGTCAGTTTTCtgcaagtgtttttttgtgtagtTTAATGTTTTTGGGGGACATGATAACGAAAAAGATAATTAGATCATTACCGATTAAAACCAAATGGTTTTCCTTCCGTTAGGTACTGCTGGATTCACAGGACGCGTACCAAAAATTTGTTGAGTTTCCGGTCGTGTAACATTGCTGAACCATCCTTTGTGGAACACGTGAAACCCTCAGGAACCAAATTAAACGTtcctcttatttatttatttatttgtttatttgtttatttatttatttatcatttgacGAGGAATGCCTAAAAATTTTGTATACTGTTGCCTTTAttgcacgcacgcacgcacacaccctCAGGGAGGTGTTGTGTACTCCAGCTCCGTGTAAAGTGTACAGTCTAAATGCTGTCTGTTTGCATCCAGTGAAAAAGGGACACGGAGAATGCGCAGTAGAGACATATGAGACCGTGCTGCAGTCCAAACAGAAACTCGTCTGACTACTGAGTGTGGTCACAAACAACGAGGCAGAAACTGAAGGGACAGAGTATAGTCTCATACAGGGAAGTACGCTATCACAGGTTCATCTGATGTCACTAGACAACGCCTAACCATTTTCCACCTGACCACTGGTGGTAAACACGCACCCTGTACAAAATCTACAGGTTGGCTAGTGTATTATCCTCTTTTGTGTGGTGTAAGGTTTTAGATCAAATCCTGTCATTTACTTTTGTTCTTTTGGATTTTTTAACGGTTTTCTAGAGTTTTAAAGCTGGGTTCAATGATGGTGCTTGAGCTGTTTTTTTCCAAGTAAAGTGGAACATAACTGAAACACTAACACTCTCCATCCCCCTATTGTTTTGGACCTGCCATAAGCTTCTTTGAATGCTCTGTAATTTATAGTTATATTGTTAAAAAGACATGTGCTTGATGAACAATGCAAACAAACTTTTTGATTACTGTTACAATTGTATCAGTTTCCAGgcaattaaaacacatttacaacacaGAGAGCCTGAATGTTATCAGACTTTACACATATTTAATAGGTGTATAGTAGCTAAAATCAACTTCTCTGTTTACTGAATACATAAGGAGAGTCCTTATGATCCATATTCAGAATAACAGGAAgtgactgtgttgtgttgtgtgtaaaaCACAAATCATCCATCAGACTACTGTTATTCCAAATTCACCTAGTACACGCTTAAATGCTTTACTGCTGTAAGCTACAATCTCTACTTTAGACAGATGGAAGTTTAGTAGTTGGTTATGATTAATTGGTAGTTTACCTTCTCCTTTTGCTCCTTCAGTCCAGAGAACATCAGGTGGTTTTCCTATTCTTATTCCACAGTTTGGCCTGAACCATTCAGACTAAACTTATAAGGAATGTTTCAGCCTAGACAGCCCATACACAAAGGGACATAATACAGGGCAGACAATTATTCTAAGAGATAAAAAGAGGTTGGATTACAAATGGTTGATATactcagaaaaacattataaaacctCAAAATcacataagtaaataaatataataaaataaggaaaATTTCAGTTATGAGCCATTCAAATTGGGTAACTTTCATAATATTACACATTTCCCCATGAATTGTTGTGAAGAGCTAAAAACTGAATTTGAATGTATCCAAAATATAATCTATGGCAGTTTCAAATTGTGTTTATAATGAAATATGATACttacaataataaaattaaatggaaaaatgtcaGTACATGGTTATTCCCAGCATCAAAAAGGAGTGCTATTCTATGATCAGATAAGTTATTTGAAATGACTTTACTGACATAAACAAACTAGAAAAGCCGTATGACTATTGTCCAATGTTTCTCTTCaaagaaaataatacaatttgCTTTTAAATTTATTGGTCTATTATAAAACGTTCTCTTGGTCAACATTAGTAGATTACAATGACTAAGTTCTTGTAATTGTGAAAGAGTTTTGTATAACAACCACCCATCCAAACGGACAAGCAATCGCACACAGCACTTTTAAATAAAGCCTGTAAATATTTTCTAGTGTTAATACTTCTGAATAatctttgtgttgttttgcacATGTATAGATTTGATCTATTAACTGCTGCCTGAGAAAGGATGCTAAAActgcatttcactgttttaacactgttcttGAAAATTGTTTTCTCAGCAACAATAAAAAGCTATTcatttctattctattctattctattctatatgACAAGAATCTATTGTATACATatggtttgtgtgatttttttttattttttatttttatttttaatcttataagcacatgcatttaaacagggAAGgtcagtgtttattcactgtctggATCTCTGTCATTCATT
This genomic interval from Hoplias malabaricus isolate fHopMal1 chromosome 15, fHopMal1.hap1, whole genome shotgun sequence contains the following:
- the LOC136668114 gene encoding claudin-4-like, which encodes MVSAGLQMLGAALGVIGWIGVIICCALPMWRVTAFIGSNIVTSQISWEGIWMSCVVQSTGQMQCKVYDSMLALSSDLQGARALTIISIVIGILGIFLAMAGGKCTNCVENETSKAKVAVTAGVIFIISGVLCLVPVCWTAQNIIQDFYNPLLNQAQKRELGASLFIGWGAAALLIIGGGLLCSSCPPKDKGTYTAKYNAARSNASAPSTKDYV